In the Setaria italica strain Yugu1 chromosome VI, Setaria_italica_v2.0, whole genome shotgun sequence genome, one interval contains:
- the LOC101786893 gene encoding probable glutathione S-transferase BZ2, with the protein MTASRTIVRVLGGKLSLSIARARLALELRSVAYELMDEPLEPRKSDRLLTANPAYGKIPVLLLLDGFAICESVVIVQYVEDVAQAGGGAGGEGEAAALLLPEDPYERAMHRFWTAYIDDRVITSTTISDSTSGDTCSPAMACVLWKLWLAIDAVSLGPTSETHVQATGDARAALRLLEGAFTDCSSGVGFFSGSDVVPGFLDLALGYFLSALRACGRHHGLSLSTRPPRR; encoded by the coding sequence ATGACGGCTAGCAGGACGATAGTGAGGGTTCTGGGTGGGAAGTTGAGCCTGTCCATAGCGCGGGCACGGCTGGCGCTGGAGCTGCGCAGCGTGGCGTACGAGCTCATGGACGAGCCGCTGGAGCCTCGCAAGAGCGACAGGCTCCTCACCGCCAACCCCGCCTATGGCAAGATACCCGTCCTGCTCCTCCTCGATGGCTTCGCCATTTGCGAGTCTGTCGTCATCGTCCAGTACGTCGAGGACGTCGCgcaggccggcggtggcgcaggaGGCGAAGGCGAGGCTGCTGCCCTGCTCCTGCCGGAGGACCCCTACGAGCGTGCCATGCACCGTTTCTGGACCGCCTACATCGACGACAGGGTAATAACGTCTACAACGATTTCAGATAGCACATCTGGCGACACTTGTTCACCGGCAATGGCATGTGTGTTGTGGAAGTTATGGCTAGCGATAGACGCCGTCTCCTTGGGTCCGACATCGGAAACACACGTGCAAGCGACCGGCGATGCCCGCGCGGCACTGCGGCTGCTGGAGGGGGCGTTCACGGATTGCAGCAGCGGCGTGGGTTTCTTCTCCGGTAGCGACGTGGTGCCGGGGTTCCTTGACCTAGCGCTCGGCTACTTCCTGTCGGCGCTTAGGGCCTGCGGGCGCCACCACGGGCTCTCCCTATCGACGCGTCCACCACGCCGCTGA